In Leishmania braziliensis MHOM/BR/75/M2904 complete genome, chromosome 18, the following proteins share a genomic window:
- a CDS encoding putative prolyl-tRNA synthetase: MSIEDCRGFDEVKALFQELGLDIPILHHDEKATVEEVLDLLKEKMGITAVGTKTLFLKSKKGDLVMATALKSTATELKFIQNVTNTKDLRFASNEVLHECLAVVQGCVTPFPLLNHTENRPITLLLDTSMAHSTQLLAFCLCRNDYTAAITFQQLKMYLEKIGYAYKLVDFGAASADAAVTDSTAAPAAKPKRAAVAAATPAPAPSGETRLGIAARREENFSAWYIDVITKAEMVEYYDVSGCYIIRPWAYYVWKCVQRFLGGRIERLGVEDCYFPMFVSRSCLEREKDHIEGFAPEVAWVTRAGDTELEQPVAVRPTSETVMYPYYAKWIRSHRDLPVRLNMWNNVIRWEFSHPTPFIRTREFLWQEGHCAWAKAEDCAKEVLDILECYAAVYEQLLAVPVVRGRKTEKEKFAGGSYTTTVETFIEAVGRGCQGATSHNLGQNFGKMFDIRFQDPENNEQTLIPWQNSWGLSTRVIGVMIMVHGDNRGMVMPPRVASTQVIIVPVGITKDTTEEARQALLASCRQLEGELCEGGVRAKCDLRDNYSPGWRFNHWEVKGVPLRVELGPRELAERSLVVAVRHSCAKQSLTWNAQTPTAVAALLEDVQAQMYARAKETMETHRVRVTEWAEFVPALNRKCLILAPWCGAIECEDQVRKDSAEESRAAQAQEVREDARAPSMGAKTLCIPFSQPEPAESHTCICKGCTKAATTWVLFGRSY; this comes from the coding sequence ATGTCCATCGAGGACTGCCGCGGCTTTGATGAGGTGAAGGCCCTCTTCCAAGAGCTAGGGCTTGACATTCCCATTCTGCACCATGACGAGAAAGCCACCgtcgaggaggtgctggacctTCTGAAGGAGAAGATGGGCATCACCGCGGTGGGCACCAAGACACTCTTCCTCAAGAGCAAAAAAGGCGACCTGGtgatggcgacggcgctcAAGTCAACCGCGACAGAACTCAAGTTCATTCAAAACGTTACTAACACCAAGGACCTGCGCTTTGCCTCCAACGAGGTGTTGCATGAGtgcctcgccgtcgtgcaGGGATGCGTCACGCCGTTCCCACTCCTCAACCACACAGAAAACCGTCCCATTACGCTCCTACTGGACACCTCAATGGCGCAcagcacgcagctgctcgcctTTTGTCTGTGCCGTAACGATTACACCGCCGCTATCACATTCCAGCAGCTCAAGATGTACCTCGAGAAGATCGGGTACGCGTACAAACTGGTGGACTTTGGTGCTGCCTCGGCGGACGCTGCGGTGACGGacagcactgctgcccctgctgcAAAGCCGAAGAGGGCGGCTGTAGCTGCGGCTACGCCTGCGCCTGCCCCGTCTGGGGAGACGAGGCTCGGCATTGCGGCGAGGCGCGAGGAGAACTTCTCTGCGTGGTACATCGATGTGATCACAAAGGCGGAGATGGTCGAGTACTACGACGTGTCCGGGTGCTACATCATCCGTCCGTGGGCGTACTACGTGTGGAAGTGCGTGCAGAGGTTCCTTGGAGGGAGGATCGAGAGGCTTGGCGTGGAGGACTGCTACTTTCCGATGTTCgtgtcgcgcagctgcctGGAGCGCGAGAAGGACCACATCGAGGGCTTTGCGCCGGAGGTTGCGTGGGTGACGCGTGCCGGCGACACGGAGTTGGAGCAGCCGGTCGCTGTGCGGCCAACAAGCGAGACGGTGATGTACCCGTACTACGCGAAGTGGATCCGGTCGCACCGCGACCTGCCCGTGCGACTGAACATGTGGAACAACGTGATTCGGTGGGAGTTCTCGCACCCGACGCCGTTCATTCGGACGCGCGAGTTCCTGTGGCAGGAGGGACACTGCGCGTgggcgaaggcggaggactgcgcgaaggaggtgctggacATCCTGGAGTGCTATGCGGCTGTGtacgagcagctgctggcggtgccggtggtgcGCGGGCGcaagacggagaaggagaagttCGCTGGTGGGTCCTACACGACGACGGTGGAGACGTTCATCGAGGCTGTTGGGCGCGGGTGCCAGGGCGCGACGAGCCACAACCTGGGGCAGAACTTCGGCAAGATGTTCGACATCCGCTTCCAGGACCCGGAGAACAATGAGCAGACGTTGATCCCGTGGCAGAACAGCTGGGGGCTGTCGACGCGCGTGATCGGCGTGATGATCATGGTGCACGGCGACAACCGCGGCATGGTGATGCCGCCGCGCGTTGCGTCGACGCAGGTGATCATCGTCCCGGTGGGGATCACGAAGGACacgacggaggaggcgcggcaggcgctgcttgCGAGCTGCCGGCAGCTGGAGGGCGAGCTGTGCGAGGGCGGCGTGCGCGCGAAGTGCGACCTGCGCGACAACTACAGCCCTGGGTGGCGGTTCAACCACTGGGAGGTGaagggcgtgccgctgcgcgtgGAGCTTGGGCCGAGGGAACTTGCGGAGCGGTCGCTTGTGGTTGCTgtgcggcacagctgcgcgaAGCAGTCGCTTACGTGGAACGCGCAGACGCCGACAGCggtcgctgcgctgctggaggacgTGCAGGCTCAGATGTACGCGCGGGCGAAGGAGACGATGGAGACGCACCGCGTGCGTGTGACGGAGTGGGCGGAGTTTGTGCCGGCACTGAACCGGAAGTGCCTGATCCTTGCGCCGTGGTGCGGGGCGATA